The Musa acuminata AAA Group cultivar baxijiao chromosome BXJ1-8, Cavendish_Baxijiao_AAA, whole genome shotgun sequence genomic sequence TGGTCTTGTGAGATTTTGTAAGGATAACACCATTAGATAATTGgatggagagacaattaagatCATCAGACCATGAAAGGTGAAGTCGCAGACTGAATCTAACAAACAATTGGGACTGATCGCATTCCATATCTGTCTCAAATAAGACATTAAGCGCATCAAAATTCTAGCCTGTAACAAGCGAGAATGCACCAAAAGACTTCTCATTCATGCAGGGAATGCAGAACAAGAATACCAGAGCAACATGCTGGAAACAGAGCACGGAAGGAGAGCAGATCGCAGAGCAGATAGAATCCGCAGCAACTACTGTTGTCTCCCGCTGTGGCAAAAATGATAGAGCACGACTCCTCAGAACTCAACATTTCGCTCTGCGTCTTCCTCGTTATGCTTGCCATCGTCGCCGGTGTCATCTCCGTCATcttcctcgtcgtcgtcgtccgtCGACAAATGTGCCAACCAACAGTAGCCATGCAGGTGGCCGTTCACGCAAACGAAGTACTCCAATCTCCCCTCGTGGGAGCCCAGCCTCTTCGATGCGCTCCTGGGCACGAGCCCCGCCGCCGTCATGCTCCACACCCGGGCGCCGCAGTAGGGGCAGCGCACCCGGGTTTCCAGCTCCGCTTGCTTCCCTATCAGCCATGCCCGCGTCCGTGACCTCATGAACCCGCGGAACACCCCGCGGTAGGCTCCCAGGTCCTCGCCGCCTCCCCGACCAGCCGCCGGGTGCTCGCAGGGATCGCTGACGAAGAGCAGGTCGCCCCAGCAGCGGCGCGCGAGGAAGGACCGGCCGGAGGTCTTGGAGAAGCGGGAGACGCCGATGAAGTGGCCCGGGGCGGCGCAGTCGGGGGTGAAGAAGCGTGTCGGGGCGGCGCAGCCGCAGCAGAAGAAGAGGAGCTTGGCGAGGGCGTGCCACCCGCCGCCGAGGCGGCCGGCGGGGGCCACGCCGCCCGAGGTGAGCGCGGACACCATGCGCGGTGCCCGGGAGATGCACAGCTCCCGGAAGAGCACGCGGCGGGCCACGGCGCGGAGGCGACGGCTGACGCAGGCCGCCACGCAGATGACGTGCGGATCCCAGTTGAGGCTGCGGAACACCAGCATCAGCACCGTCTCGTCCAGTATCCCGGCGTTCACGTCGCCTCCATACGCTCCGCCGCCGCTAATGCTCGTGGCGGCGGCCGTCGCCCCGGGCGTCGAGGGGTTGCAGAAGGAGCTGCACTTCTGATTCTTTCTGCCCCTCTCCATCATCGCATCATTCAGCGTCGGACAAACCAGATCTTGTCACTGCAGTCAATCAAACCGAACCCAATCCTCCAACGAGTCGTGTACGTAAGGAGAAAAAAAGACCATACTGATGTCCGCTACTTCTCCAGTGCCATTGGCGAGCGAGAGAGGGGGAGGAAGACAATGGAAAGGTCGGATTGGGTCATGTGAAGTGTTGGATCCATACACGCGACGCATGTCGGCTCCCACTTGGCGCTCTGGGCTAATGATTTGGCGTCAATTCGGGTTACATATAGAGGGTGCGCTGTAAGCGTCGAAGAACCCGGTTCGATTGCAGTTGAACCGGCCATATCTCGTCTTTATGGTCTCCACCCACCATATAATTGCGTCCGGTCCGGTTCG encodes the following:
- the LOC103995365 gene encoding EID1-like F-box protein 3, whose product is MMERGRKNQKCSSFCNPSTPGATAAATSISGGGAYGGDVNAGILDETVLMLVFRSLNWDPHVICVAACVSRRLRAVARRVLFRELCISRAPRMVSALTSGGVAPAGRLGGGWHALAKLLFFCCGCAAPTRFFTPDCAAPGHFIGVSRFSKTSGRSFLARRCWGDLLFVSDPCEHPAAGRGGGEDLGAYRGVFRGFMRSRTRAWLIGKQAELETRVRCPYCGARVWSMTAAGLVPRSASKRLGSHEGRLEYFVCVNGHLHGYCWLAHLSTDDDDEEDDGDDTGDDGKHNEEDAERNVEF